In a genomic window of Ignavibacteria bacterium:
- a CDS encoding SRPBCC domain-containing protein, protein MFTYARTFNAPLTKVWDCYTREEHLAKWWGPKGFTFLSCKVDMRPAGTFHYGMQGPDGAVMWGMLRYREVVPYQKLVFITEFSDEEGNATRHPLAATWPLQTMTIATFTEAEGKTTISFEVRPIEASQDELQTFASAHGGMNVGTNGMFDMLDDYLTSTMG, encoded by the coding sequence ATGTTCACGTATGCACGAACTTTCAATGCACCGCTTACGAAGGTCTGGGATTGTTATACAAGAGAAGAACATCTCGCGAAATGGTGGGGTCCGAAGGGATTTACCTTCCTCTCATGCAAGGTTGATATGCGCCCCGCCGGAACATTCCACTATGGCATGCAAGGTCCGGACGGTGCTGTGATGTGGGGTATGCTTCGGTACCGCGAAGTTGTGCCGTACCAGAAACTCGTCTTCATCACGGAATTCTCCGATGAGGAAGGAAATGCTACACGTCATCCTCTCGCAGCCACCTGGCCACTACAGACAATGACCATCGCTACCTTCACTGAGGCTGAGGGCAAGACCACGATCTCCTTTGAAGTACGACCGATCGAAGCATCCCAAGATGAACTCCAGACGTTCGCGTCAGCTCATGGCGGAATGAATGTTGGAACGAATGGAATGTTCGACATGCTCGATGACTATTTGACTTCCACAATGGGATAG
- a CDS encoding cbb3-type cytochrome c oxidase subunit I — protein sequence MNTNRLVAYLMEPRNWWLPLLLIFTISISGWMMIGVETYTEAPPIADMISPDGRTIVRAADVTAGQIVFQNYALMDHGSMFGDGANRGPDYTAEALHLTAVAMREYHSARIDLSSNADEALMRDGISQRVQNEIKRNGYSVANNSITISESQTFAVQKVREHYIAVFTDASVKGAFRPASYITDTTELRRLADFFFWGAWACGAERPGETFSYTHNWPFDPDAGNTPTGPVILWSILGSLGLFIGLGLVLFFRGSMEKVSSDAYTANARPFLTDADVQRFQPQGIQRVAFWFLYVAIMLFGLQVFTGILTVHDFVGFVTFFGFDVSTVVPVTITRSWHVQLSLLWISACWIGGSLFVMNMLAPDQPRRQHTMVKVLLVLTLLLVGGMLVGVFMGPHGLLGSLNYWLGHQGWEYVELGKIWQILLAVVLALWAFTLFRGLRGIFVKGQPWSLPNWMVYSTISIVVLLMSGFIAQPETNFVIADFWRWCVIHMWAEAFFEVFTTVLIGYFMVLMGLVSKQAAIRVIYIATLLFLGSGLLGISHNFYWNGKPVATMALGSIFSTLQVIPLVLLTIEAWRFSHLPRLLEEGASSSPAQRFGFSEVFLFLVGVNFWNFFGAGVLGFIINLPIANYYEHGSYLTVNHGHAALMGVYGNLAIAAVLFCSKLMIAEDHWRPRLVRRAFWSINIGLLLMVLLDLFPVGIYQFSTIVNNGFWYARSSDFIEGTVFQSFTWMRIIGGSLFTLGGVLPLMWLMFRGQRGLK from the coding sequence ATGAATACCAACCGCCTCGTTGCCTACCTCATGGAGCCACGAAACTGGTGGCTTCCCCTGCTTCTCATCTTCACGATAAGCATCTCCGGCTGGATGATGATCGGTGTGGAGACCTACACAGAAGCACCCCCTATCGCAGATATGATCTCTCCGGACGGGAGAACGATCGTCAGGGCTGCTGATGTGACTGCCGGACAGATCGTCTTCCAGAACTATGCGTTGATGGATCATGGGAGCATGTTTGGGGACGGGGCTAATCGTGGTCCGGATTACACGGCCGAAGCACTTCATCTCACTGCTGTCGCGATGCGGGAGTATCATTCGGCTCGTATAGATCTCTCCTCGAACGCGGATGAAGCTCTCATGCGCGATGGTATCTCCCAACGCGTGCAGAACGAGATCAAACGCAACGGGTATTCCGTGGCGAATAACTCGATCACCATCTCAGAATCTCAGACCTTTGCTGTACAAAAGGTACGCGAACACTACATCGCTGTGTTCACGGATGCATCAGTGAAGGGGGCGTTCAGGCCCGCGAGTTACATCACGGATACCACCGAGTTACGGAGGCTTGCCGACTTCTTCTTCTGGGGCGCTTGGGCGTGCGGCGCCGAACGTCCGGGCGAAACATTCTCGTACACACATAACTGGCCATTCGACCCCGATGCCGGAAACACACCAACTGGACCGGTGATCCTGTGGAGTATCCTTGGTTCACTTGGACTCTTCATCGGACTTGGTCTGGTGTTGTTCTTCCGCGGCTCAATGGAAAAGGTTTCGAGCGATGCCTACACTGCCAATGCTCGCCCCTTCCTCACGGATGCGGATGTGCAACGATTCCAGCCACAAGGGATCCAGCGTGTGGCGTTTTGGTTCTTGTACGTTGCTATCATGCTCTTCGGTCTTCAGGTCTTTACGGGAATTCTGACCGTACATGACTTTGTAGGCTTCGTTACGTTCTTTGGCTTTGATGTATCCACCGTGGTCCCGGTCACCATCACGCGGAGTTGGCACGTTCAGCTATCACTGCTGTGGATCTCTGCCTGCTGGATCGGCGGATCGTTGTTCGTGATGAATATGTTAGCGCCGGATCAGCCACGGAGACAACACACCATGGTAAAAGTCCTCCTCGTTCTCACGTTGTTGCTTGTTGGAGGAATGCTTGTCGGTGTGTTCATGGGACCCCACGGATTACTTGGGTCGCTTAACTACTGGCTTGGACATCAGGGGTGGGAATATGTTGAGCTCGGCAAGATCTGGCAGATCCTCTTGGCCGTAGTGCTGGCACTATGGGCTTTCACGTTGTTCCGCGGGCTGCGAGGGATCTTCGTAAAAGGTCAGCCATGGTCCTTGCCGAACTGGATGGTCTACTCCACCATCAGCATTGTTGTGCTGTTGATGTCGGGCTTTATTGCTCAACCCGAAACGAACTTCGTCATCGCTGACTTTTGGCGATGGTGCGTTATCCATATGTGGGCGGAAGCCTTCTTTGAGGTCTTTACAACCGTTCTCATCGGCTACTTCATGGTGCTGATGGGGCTTGTCAGTAAACAGGCAGCAATACGTGTGATCTACATCGCAACGTTGCTCTTTCTCGGCTCAGGACTTCTCGGCATCTCCCACAACTTCTATTGGAATGGCAAGCCTGTTGCAACCATGGCGCTTGGGTCCATCTTTTCAACGCTGCAGGTGATCCCCTTGGTACTGCTCACCATCGAAGCATGGCGCTTCTCTCATCTGCCGCGTCTGTTGGAAGAAGGTGCTTCATCGTCCCCAGCACAACGATTCGGATTCTCAGAAGTATTTCTTTTCCTTGTCGGCGTGAACTTCTGGAACTTCTTCGGTGCAGGCGTTCTCGGCTTCATCATCAATCTGCCCATCGCCAACTACTACGAGCACGGTAGCTATCTCACCGTGAATCACGGTCACGCCGCACTCATGGGTGTATATGGCAACCTGGCGATAGCTGCGGTCCTTTTCTGCAGTAAGCTCATGATCGCAGAGGATCATTGGCGACCAAGACTTGTGCGACGTGCGTTTTGGTCGATCAATATCGGACTCCTCCTGATGGTGTTATTGGATCTCTTCCCCGTAGGCATCTACCAATTCTCAACCATCGTCAACAATGGCTTCTGGTACGCACGCAGCAGTGACTTCATCGAAGGAACGGTCTTTCAATCGTTCACGTGGATGCGCATCATCGGGGGTTCACTCTTCACCCTCGGCGGCGTTCTCCCGCTCATGTGGTTGATGTTCCGCGGACAACGCGGTTTGAAGTAA
- a CDS encoding VOC family protein codes for MDSSNETAAPAGGLHHVELYVSDLARSVRFWEPLLKKLGYTEFQKWDQGVSYLHATTYIVLVQTEAEHLDAGYHRKRVGLNHLAFHAASRGHVDELTDWVRTSGYRVLYEDRHPFAGGDDYYALFCEDPDRMKVEIVAP; via the coding sequence ATGGACTCTTCAAATGAAACCGCTGCACCTGCTGGTGGACTCCATCACGTTGAACTCTACGTGTCAGATCTTGCACGTTCGGTGCGATTCTGGGAGCCCCTTCTCAAGAAACTGGGATACACTGAGTTTCAGAAGTGGGACCAGGGGGTGAGCTACCTACATGCAACAACCTACATCGTGTTGGTACAGACAGAAGCTGAGCATCTGGACGCAGGATATCATCGGAAACGGGTTGGACTGAATCATCTTGCGTTTCATGCTGCGTCGAGAGGACACGTGGATGAGCTCACGGACTGGGTTCGCACAAGTGGTTACCGCGTGCTGTACGAAGATCGACATCCCTTTGCCGGTGGTGATGACTATTATGCCCTCTTCTGCGAGGATCCAGATCGAATGAAGGTAGAGATCGTTGCACCGTAA
- a CDS encoding ABC transporter ATP-binding protein has protein sequence MIETPRDVVAELTGASKEYRTGDTTIVALNPATVQFRKGELTLIIGPSGSGKTTLLSLLGCVIFPTHGSVRVMGQQINDLSPTELAGIRLNTIGFVFQSFNLLAPLTALENVMQPLLLMGESRKSARDRAMKAIELVGMTSRMQNLPKELSGGQQQRVAIARALVTEPSILLCDEPTASLDARSVVTVMEELKHLSTGGKAVAVVTHDPRLKPFADRIIYVNNGTVSDTPSSDDLLH, from the coding sequence ATGATTGAAACTCCTCGCGATGTGGTTGCCGAACTCACGGGTGCAAGCAAAGAGTATCGCACAGGCGATACAACGATCGTTGCACTAAATCCGGCAACGGTCCAATTCCGCAAGGGAGAGCTCACACTCATCATTGGGCCTTCGGGCTCTGGCAAGACCACCCTACTCTCTCTGCTCGGCTGTGTGATCTTCCCTACGCATGGTAGCGTTCGAGTTATGGGACAACAGATCAATGATCTTTCGCCGACAGAGCTCGCCGGTATCCGACTCAACACTATCGGTTTTGTCTTCCAGAGTTTCAATCTCCTAGCTCCACTAACGGCACTCGAAAATGTGATGCAACCTTTACTACTCATGGGAGAGTCTAGGAAAAGCGCGCGAGACCGAGCAATGAAGGCCATCGAGTTGGTGGGGATGACGTCTCGAATGCAGAATCTTCCAAAGGAACTCAGTGGTGGACAACAACAACGTGTAGCGATCGCACGTGCGCTGGTTACGGAACCATCCATCCTCCTCTGCGACGAACCCACTGCCTCACTGGATGCAAGAAGCGTTGTAACAGTGATGGAAGAACTCAAACACCTTTCGACTGGCGGTAAGGCTGTGGCTGTGGTAACACACGACCCGCGACTGAAGCCATTTGCCGACAGGATCATCTACGTCAATAACGGGACGGTTTCCGATACCCCTTCGTCGGACGATCTTCTCCATTAA
- a CDS encoding DUF4160 domain-containing protein, whose amino-acid sequence MSPTVFKEGGFRFFFFSREESRMHVHVSHADGEAKFWLDPEIALAKSVGLSSKLLLDAENLVVKHKKEIINAWHDHFLR is encoded by the coding sequence ATGTCACCAACCGTCTTCAAAGAAGGGGGCTTTCGGTTCTTCTTTTTCTCGAGGGAAGAGTCGCGGATGCATGTACATGTTTCGCATGCTGATGGTGAGGCTAAGTTTTGGCTTGACCCGGAGATCGCATTGGCAAAAAGTGTAGGTCTCAGTTCTAAGCTGCTCCTGGATGCAGAGAACCTTGTTGTTAAACACAAGAAAGAAATCATCAATGCTTGGCACGACCACTTCTTACGCTGA
- a CDS encoding DUF2442 domain-containing protein, with translation MLGTTTSYAEVTNISKHGFWMLIDDEELFLSFQNFPWFQRATIEEICDFQRPHHGHFYWASLDIDLSLDSIRSPDQFPLIAGS, from the coding sequence ATGCTTGGCACGACCACTTCTTACGCTGAAGTAACCAACATCTCGAAGCATGGATTCTGGATGCTGATCGATGACGAGGAACTATTCTTGTCGTTCCAGAATTTTCCGTGGTTTCAACGAGCAACGATTGAAGAGATCTGCGATTTCCAACGTCCACACCACGGTCATTTTTATTGGGCCTCATTAGATATCGATCTCTCATTAGATTCGATTCGTTCACCAGATCAGTTTCCTCTGATCGCAGGGTCTTGA
- a CDS encoding DUF2132 domain-containing protein, whose amino-acid sequence MTQKTGHENDPMHGVTLQMILTYLVENKGWTAMGERIPIKCFQTSPTIKSSLTFLRKTPWARQKVEAWYRELIC is encoded by the coding sequence ATGACTCAAAAAACAGGTCACGAGAACGACCCGATGCACGGGGTAACACTGCAAATGATCCTCACCTACCTGGTGGAGAACAAGGGCTGGACAGCAATGGGAGAACGAATCCCAATCAAGTGCTTCCAAACGAGCCCAACGATCAAGTCCAGCCTGACCTTCCTTCGTAAGACACCGTGGGCCAGGCAGAAGGTAGAGGCGTGGTATCGGGAGTTAATCTGCTAA
- a CDS encoding TlpA family protein disulfide reductase — protein MVLIIFFVLASVVSWAQPVANVRVDQIDSLRNTYAVTYIAPSSSVYAEPIFQDTLFCAAVIGTLRGTVGVVKPMQRVSGATYRSQLVVPDSAYMVRIEICIPTDRAPDGILSFYVRPDGGEMWPGTAILVMPIADSGLAYERRHYPGNYFAYHQYWVRNKPSDVEDRIVPAMKHEWRLLDSLIGVVRKSTERTFNRYMTLALMYAEREGGDPSSYIYLDSAVATLARSQQQEPLLERDLLWNYYYYPEQRNGRNEIDPERFIRTQRLAELYPRTAFGKYWVERLGGIAQLDTAVVHRVFRTWSDSYDVDVLSAIASRMLDTSSKLFDPASAEQILLRAQTSSDEQLGFRSGENIFASMGRTDEINAKLIKSVSLQGRHQEARQLGERSMRMASGPYGRQSISAEYANACLRAGDTDAAEKARNYTLPVMPNFEYGTIDGRSGSIEKLRGKIVVIDFWFIGCHGCALEHKSLNDFGLLYKGDERVVFLSVALNDKTTLENYLSRSPLAADVIYNARDICEKAGVTAFPTHVILDQNGKTLLWEAGGSVDAGERLAKAVGKLLR, from the coding sequence ATGGTACTCATCATCTTCTTCGTTCTCGCGTCGGTGGTTTCGTGGGCGCAGCCTGTAGCTAACGTTCGGGTGGATCAGATCGATTCACTGCGGAACACCTATGCCGTGACCTATATCGCCCCCTCGTCATCAGTGTATGCTGAACCGATCTTTCAGGACACGCTATTCTGTGCCGCAGTGATCGGGACCTTGCGTGGGACGGTTGGAGTGGTGAAACCAATGCAGCGGGTGAGTGGTGCTACGTATCGATCGCAGCTTGTGGTGCCGGACTCTGCCTACATGGTTCGAATAGAGATCTGTATTCCAACGGACAGAGCACCCGACGGAATACTCTCGTTCTATGTACGGCCCGACGGGGGAGAGATGTGGCCGGGTACGGCTATCCTGGTGATGCCCATAGCTGATAGTGGTCTGGCCTATGAACGCAGACACTACCCAGGTAACTACTTTGCCTATCATCAGTATTGGGTCCGCAACAAACCGTCCGACGTAGAAGACCGGATCGTACCGGCCATGAAGCATGAGTGGCGCTTGCTCGACAGTTTGATCGGCGTTGTCCGCAAGTCCACAGAACGGACATTCAATCGATATATGACTCTTGCCCTGATGTACGCAGAGAGGGAAGGGGGCGATCCATCGTCCTACATCTATCTCGATAGCGCGGTTGCAACACTGGCACGATCACAACAACAGGAGCCCCTTCTCGAGCGTGATCTTCTCTGGAACTACTACTACTATCCCGAGCAGCGCAACGGCAGGAACGAGATAGATCCTGAGCGATTCATACGAACGCAGCGATTGGCGGAGCTGTATCCGCGCACGGCATTTGGGAAGTATTGGGTTGAACGACTCGGTGGTATTGCCCAGCTAGATACAGCAGTGGTGCATCGCGTATTTCGAACATGGTCAGACTCGTATGATGTGGACGTGTTGAGTGCGATCGCATCACGGATGCTCGACACCTCATCAAAGCTCTTTGACCCGGCCAGTGCTGAGCAGATCTTGCTTCGTGCACAAACGTCGAGCGATGAACAACTCGGATTCAGAAGCGGCGAAAACATCTTTGCCAGTATGGGCAGGACCGATGAGATCAATGCGAAACTCATCAAGTCCGTCTCCCTCCAGGGCCGACATCAAGAAGCACGTCAGCTCGGAGAACGTTCCATGCGCATGGCCAGCGGCCCGTATGGCAGACAGTCGATCTCCGCCGAATACGCCAATGCATGTTTGCGCGCGGGCGACACTGATGCTGCTGAAAAGGCGCGCAACTACACGCTGCCGGTGATGCCAAATTTTGAGTATGGAACCATTGACGGCCGGAGCGGTTCGATCGAGAAGTTGCGGGGTAAGATCGTGGTCATCGACTTCTGGTTCATTGGATGTCATGGCTGCGCATTGGAACATAAGAGCCTCAACGACTTCGGACTGCTCTACAAAGGTGATGAACGAGTGGTGTTTCTTAGCGTTGCCCTCAACGATAAGACCACGCTCGAGAACTATCTGTCACGCTCGCCCCTTGCCGCCGATGTGATCTACAATGCGCGTGATATCTGTGAAAAGGCCGGAGTTACGGCCTTCCCAACCCACGTGATCCTTGATCAGAACGGCAAGACCTTGTTGTGGGAGGCAGGGGGCTCTGTGGACGCCGGAGAGAGACTTGCCAAGGCAGTTGGTAAATTGCTTCGTTGA
- a CDS encoding winged helix-turn-helix transcriptional regulator: protein MPAKATSPDRLSLTFAALSDPTRRAILMRLTKGESSVTELASPFQMSLPAITKHLKVLERAGLISRSKDAQWRPCKLEAKTLQEASSWVEQYRVFWEESMDRLEEYLVTSY from the coding sequence ATGCCTGCTAAAGCAACATCACCGGACAGACTGAGTCTCACGTTCGCTGCGCTCTCCGACCCTACCCGCAGAGCTATCCTCATGCGTCTGACCAAAGGTGAATCATCCGTGACAGAGCTGGCAAGCCCCTTTCAAATGTCGTTGCCGGCTATCACGAAACATCTCAAAGTCCTTGAACGCGCAGGATTGATCTCTCGCTCAAAAGATGCTCAATGGAGACCATGCAAGCTCGAGGCAAAGACTTTGCAAGAAGCATCGTCCTGGGTTGAGCAGTACCGCGTGTTTTGGGAGGAGAGCATGGATCGATTGGAAGAATATCTAGTTACTAGTTACTAG
- a CDS encoding ImmA/IrrE family metallo-endopeptidase has translation MNVQVQPALLKWARERASMSTAELAQFVGTKNSPAPLEEWESAPGPVTISSKTLEKLAVKTRAPYGMLFLSSPPDEHLPIRDFRRTSKEGRSRPSLELIETIEDYQIRQSWYSEVLQEEGADPIEFIGSASLADNPDSLAQNISNSLRIGTEERRRLSANEDVALWLIKRLDESGVTVVRKGYSGSATKRTLKKEEFKGFALADRFAPFIFVNGTDWPASQVFTIVHECVHLWLGESAIPAGDWFDGADLPVERFCNRVAAQVLMPASEVDRLWVPSLSVKKNLEVLSQHFRVSSLALLYRAVERNLISDAQFQSALQTSNSEFRLASKAKSESSGGSFYNNVGVHLGKRFVQEVLTRTLGGKTLYTEAFSLLGTRKTSVIHTMADKFL, from the coding sequence ATGAATGTTCAAGTACAACCTGCACTTTTGAAATGGGCTCGAGAGCGTGCTTCGATGTCCACTGCGGAGCTTGCACAGTTTGTTGGGACAAAGAATTCTCCTGCCCCTTTGGAAGAATGGGAATCGGCACCAGGACCAGTTACGATATCGTCTAAGACTCTGGAGAAGTTGGCTGTAAAGACTCGTGCACCATACGGCATGCTTTTCTTGAGCTCACCTCCTGATGAACACCTGCCAATTCGCGACTTTCGCCGCACCTCGAAAGAGGGACGAAGCAGGCCCAGCCTTGAGCTTATTGAGACGATCGAGGACTACCAGATACGGCAGTCCTGGTACAGTGAAGTGCTGCAAGAAGAGGGTGCTGACCCAATCGAATTCATTGGCTCGGCAAGCTTGGCTGATAACCCCGATAGTCTCGCTCAGAACATTTCGAATTCTCTACGAATAGGAACAGAAGAAAGAAGACGTTTAAGTGCGAATGAGGATGTCGCATTATGGCTGATCAAACGACTTGATGAGTCAGGAGTAACTGTTGTCAGAAAGGGATACTCGGGAAGCGCGACAAAGCGAACACTTAAGAAAGAGGAATTCAAGGGCTTTGCATTAGCTGATAGATTCGCTCCGTTCATCTTTGTCAACGGCACTGATTGGCCTGCTTCTCAGGTCTTCACTATCGTTCACGAATGTGTTCATCTATGGTTGGGAGAGTCTGCGATTCCGGCAGGTGACTGGTTCGATGGAGCCGATTTACCAGTTGAGCGATTCTGCAATAGGGTAGCAGCTCAGGTGCTGATGCCCGCAAGTGAAGTTGATCGGCTCTGGGTGCCCAGCCTTTCAGTCAAAAAAAATCTTGAGGTTCTCTCACAGCATTTCAGAGTGAGTTCTTTGGCCTTGTTGTATAGAGCAGTTGAGAGAAATCTGATCTCCGACGCACAGTTTCAATCTGCTCTACAAACAAGCAATAGCGAGTTTCGGTTGGCCAGTAAAGCAAAGTCTGAATCTTCTGGCGGAAGCTTCTACAATAATGTTGGTGTACACCTTGGTAAGCGCTTTGTTCAGGAGGTACTTACTCGCACATTAGGAGGCAAGACTCTCTACACAGAGGCATTCAGTTTGCTTGGCACGCGCAAGACGAGTGTCATTCATACTATGGCAGATAAGTTTCTATGA